From the genome of Gymnogyps californianus isolate 813 chromosome 17, ASM1813914v2, whole genome shotgun sequence, one region includes:
- the ZFP64 gene encoding LOW QUALITY PROTEIN: zinc finger protein 64 (The sequence of the model RefSeq protein was modified relative to this genomic sequence to represent the inferred CDS: deleted 2 bases in 1 codon), with product MNPGSGGGGAAPAFPGPVQFPGGTTVLVELTPDIHICGICKQQFNNLDAFVGHKQSGCQLTSATAGATSTVQFVSEETVPSTQAQTTTRTIASETQTITVSAPEFVFEHGYQTYLPSESSEPPTAAIVSTPPKARSRKSTSSLTQKKLNCCYPGCQFKTSYGMKDMERHLRTHTGDKPHKCEVCNKCFSRKDKLKMHMRSHTGVKPYKCKHCDYAAADSSSLNKHQRIHSNERPFKCQICPYASRNSSQLTVHLRSHTGDAPFQCQMCPAKFKINSDLKRHMRVHSGEKPYKCEFCEVRCAMKGNLKSHIRIKHSMENTLKCPECEFQCGNKTSLRHHIRTHQPEQPVKCSECNYSCSNKAALKVHERIHCKDRPFKCEFCSFDTKQRSNLTTHVRKAHGDKVKTKKQTVEKKEGDRPKQGGSRQVAKLDAKKAFKCDLCDASFVREDSLRSHKKQHSMYNGSKNNELAVLQLQMDPSRQTSAPITVSHLQVPLQAAQVSPYNEGRVKIIVGHQVPQTNSIVQAASVNVVPPTLVSQNQEDLSANSRLQLLGQVSLLAPPPPPISQSEAGPVAHPAVLLTTHDQSDGSALHQTLIPAAPVSSHEASANQAFITSSGISCSDLEGLNALIQEGATEVTVVSDGGQSITVSTSAPPPPIFSSSSHAEAPKQTYSIIQSGAHTALLCPADSIPD from the exons ATGAACCCTGGCagcggcggtggc ggggCGGCACCGGCTTTCCCCGGCCCCGTGCAGT TTCCCGGCGGCACCACTGTGCTGGTGGAGCTCACCCCCGACATCCACATTTGTGGCATCTGCAAGCAGCAGTTCAATAACCTCGATGCCTTCGTTGGGCACAAGCAAAGCGGTTGCCAGCTCACTAGTGCAACGGCCGGGGCCACCAGTACGGTCCAGTTTGTGTCGGAAGAAACGGTGCCATCCACACAGGCACAAACCACAACCAGGACCATCGCTTCGGAGACCCAAACCATCACAG TTTCTGCACCAGAGTTTGTTTTTGAGCATGGCTATCAAACGTACCTGCCCAGTGAGAGCAGTGAGCCTCCAACTGCTGCTATCGTCTCTACACCACCAAAAGCACGTTCAAGAAAATCCACTTCCTCACTTACACAGAAGAAACTAAACTGCTGCTATCCAG GTTGCCAGTTCAAGACTTCCTATGGTATGAAAGATATGGAACGTCATCTACGAACACATACAG GAGACAAGCCCCATAAATGTGAAGTTTGTAACAAATGTTTCAGTCGTAAAGATAAGCTGAAGATGCATATGCGTTCTCATACTGGGGTGAAGCCTTACAAATGTAAACACTGTGACTATgcagctgctgacagcagcagtcTCAACAAGCACCAGCGCATTCACTCCAACGAGCGTCCTTTTAAATGCCAGATCTGTCCTTACGCAAGCCGCAACTCTAGCCAGCTAACTGTACATCTCAGATCCCACACGG GAGATGCTCCTTTCCAATGTCAGATGTGTCCTGCTAAATTTAAAATCAACTCAGACTTGAAGAGGCACATGCGTGTGCATTCTGGTGAAAAACCTTACAAATGTGAGTTCTGTGAGGTCCGGTGTGCCATGAAAGGAAACTTGAAATCACACATTCGTATCAAGCACAGCATGGAAAATACTCTCAAGTGTCCGGAGTGTGAATTTCAGTgtggaaacaaaacaagcctTCGGCACCACATAAGAACTCATCAGCCTGAACAACCAGTGAAGTGCTCAGAGTGCAACTACTCTTGCTCCAACAAGGCAGCTCTGAAAGTGCACGAGCGAATTCACTGCAAAGATCGTCCTTTCAAATGTGAATTCTGCAGCTTTGATACCAAACAGCGGAGCAACCTGACAACTCATGTGAGGAAAGCTCATGGTGACAAAGTCAAGACCAAGAAGCAAACagtggagaagaaggaaggagataGGCCAAAGCAAGGTGGCTCCAGGCAAGTTGCCAAATTGGATGCCAAGAAAGCATTTAAGTGTGACCTGTGTGACGCTTCCTTTGTCCGAGAAGATTCTCTTAGGAGTCATAAGAAGCAGCACAGTATGTATAATGGATCTAAAAATAACGAACTGGCTGTTCTGCAGCTCCAGATGGATCCCAGTCGGCAGACCAGTGCCCCAATTACTGTCAGTCACCTCCAGGTCCCACTTCAGGCTGCTCAGGTTTCTCCATACAATGAGGGAAGGGTCAAGATCATTGTGGGTCACCAGGTCCCTCAGACTAACAGTATCGTTCAGGCTGCATCAGTGAATGTCGTGCCTCCTACATTAGTTAGCCAGAATCAGGAAGACCTCTCAGCCAACAGCCGCTTGCAGCTTCTGGGCCAAGTCAGTTTGTTGGCACCACCTCCGCCTCCCATATCTCAAAGCGAAGCAGGGCCTGTGGCACACCCAGCAGTTCTTCTCACAACCCATGACCAAAGCGATGGAAGCGCTTTACATCAAACTCTGattcctgctgctcctgtcAGCAGTCATGAGGCTTCAGCAAACCAAGCTTTCATCACCAGCTCTGGAATCAGCTGCTCTGACTTAGAAGGCCTTAATGCTTTGATACAAGAAGGAGCAACAGAAGTGACTGTGGTTAGTGATGGAGGTCAGAGTATAACAGTGTCCACTTCGGCTCCCCCTCCTCCTATCTTTTCTTCATCCTCTCACGCAGAAGCCCCAAAGCAGACCTATTCTATCATTCAAAGCGGAGCCCATACAGCTTTGCTGTGTCCAGCAGACTCCATACCAGATTAG